The Eubacterium ventriosum genome includes the window AGAAGAAGAGAACAACTAAAGCAAAGATTTCATTAAAGAAGGTTGCAGGTGCTAAGGGCTATGAAGTAAGAGTTTCAACAACTAAGAAGTTTAAGGCTAAGAAGACTATTACAAAGGTATTCAAACGTAATAAGCTTACATTTAAGAAACTTAAGAAGAACAAGAAGTACTATGTACAGGCAAGAGCATTCACAGTAATCAATGGAAAAAAGAAGTATGGTCCATGGAGTGCTAAGAAGAAAATGAAACTTACAAAGTAAAATGTAAAATCATTATAAAAGAAAAAGGCTATCCACTAATGTGAGGTGACCCCAAAAAGTTAGACTTTTTACGAGACGACTTCGGTCGTCTCGTTTTTTCTTTTATGCAGTAAGGAGATGGAGCCTGTATGGAACAGGACTCATCCATCCTAACTTTTCTTTTATTCGTTTTTGCTTCGACCTAGCCATAAAAATACCGACCTCCAATCGTTAGATTTTTTAGGTCTAACTTTTTGGGGTCGGTATAATTTATAGCTATCAGGTATGCTTTTAATTTAATTTATTCTCCGAGGAAAATTTTCACATTTCCAATATGTTTCAGCCCTTCTTTGCGACCAATGTCATATAGAGCCTGCAGTTTTTCAGGATCTCTTTCGGTGCGCCCGATTGTAACAGGATTCTCAGGTCTGATAATGTAGACAAGTCCTTTGCGTTCAAGTTCTTTTAGGTCATCTAATGTTTTGTTGTACATAATATGGCGGACTTCCAAGTCGTGCACAAGATTAGGATATTTCTTGCCCAACTTTAATCTGATTAACGGAAGCATTGAATTTTTCTTTTTTCTGTAGCCGTCATGTTGGGTAAGAATGACAATATTTTTCTCGTAGCCCATTTCCATAAACTTGTGAATTGGAATTGAATCTGAAATTCCACCGTCAAGCATTTTAAAACCGTCGATTTCTACAATATTTGAAACCATTGGCATTGAAGCAGAAGCCCTAAACCATTTAATGTCCGTTGCATCGCCGTTAGGACAAAGATGATAAATAGGTTTTCCGGTTTCAACATCTGTAGTTACAACGTAGAAATCCATTGGATTCTTCTGATAAGTTTCCACGTCAAAAATATCAAGGCGGTTAGGAATCTGATTATAACAAAAATCAGCACCGTAAATATCGCCGGTCTTAATTAAAGAACGAAGTCCAACATATCTGGGATCACGACAATATTTGGTATTGTATCGTATTGTTCTGCCAATCTGTTTTGACTTAAGATTACAACCAAAGGCAGCCCCGGCAGAAACGCCAATGGCACCGTCAACAGTAATATCATTTTCCATAAATATATCAAGTACTCCGGCAGTGTACATTCCACGCATGGCACCGCCTTCCAAAATTAATCCTTTTTTCATATAAATACCAATCCTTTTTAAAAAAATTTTTATAATGTGAAACAACTGAACTTTTATTACAGGGGTTGTTACGTGCTTCACGTTTTTTACACTATAATAAATTATACAGCGAATTTGTTAATTTTGTATCAATAAAATAAGTTTTATTTTCAAAAAAATTAAGAACAGTCATAATCATAAAAAAGAAATTAAAGAACAAAAAATATGAAAAAAACTATTTTATTTTCAATATTTGTTTGACATCTCTACGCAATTATGGTATAAATATCCCTGTGCTAAATTGCAGATAGGGGTGTAGTTCATCGGTAGAATAAGAGTCTCCAAAACTCCAGAGGTGGGTTCGATTCCTACCACCCCTGTTATTAAAAAGCCTTTGTTTAAAGGGATTCCTTTAAACAAGGGCTTTTTTGTCGTATAAGAAATTACTGTTTTTTACTTGTTTTTACTAATGAATTCTGATTAAATTGGTGGACTAGAGTAGATAATATTGAACTTGCAAATTTTAAGTATAAATATGAAAAACGATGTTTCAGGTGAAGAGTAAGCCACCGGCTAAGCCGGTGGTATTGGATAATTTAAAAATAATAAGTTGTGTGCTATTGGAGAGTTTTAGGAAGATTGTTAATTTCTGTCTCAAATATATTTTTTTCCCCCACATAAATAGAAATATCAAAAGAAACAAATTCGTCTTGTTGATTATATTCTTTACTTTCTACATACTGAACAGCAGACTTTTTCTTTATGGACAAATAATTGGCATATTTGTCTTCAACTATTCGTGCCATAAATCTTTTTTTTGTATGCATGACTTTTATGTTATAATATTTTTCTAAAATGTAAAACATAGATTCTTTTTCTAAATCATGTTTTTCGATTTCGGGAATATCAGAAGCCCGGTAATATCCATCAACAAAAACAATAGGATCATCGTTTCTGTATCTTAATCGTTGAATTCTAATTAATTCATCTCCAACGTTAAATTCTGATTTCTCAGCAATGTAGTCATTGCAAATAAATTTCTCAATAGAAATAAGTTCCGTCTTGGGTTCAAAACCATACATTTTCATTTCATCATTAAAACTAATAATTTCCTTAAAAAATACATTCTCTTTACTTTGTTGGTTAACAAATGTTCCGCGGCTCTTGTAACGGACAATGTACCCTTCACTCATTAATTCATAAAATGCCTGTCTTGTAACGGTTCTTGACAGATTAAAATGGTTACATATTTCATGTTCAGTTGGAAGTTTATCTCCTGGTTTTAGGATACCATTTTGAATTGCCTCTTTTATTGATTCTTTCAATTGTGAATATAGAGGAACCAGAGAGTATTTGTTAATTGTAATATAATCCATAATAAAAATCTCCTTTAGTAAATAGAGCTATGACTATACATGCTCTTAATAAAATATTAGCAAAAAAATGTTGACATTTCAATAAAAATATTATAATATAACATTGTCATTACAAAGTTACAAAATAAGAAAGGAGAAATAATAAATGTACGAGTACGATGTAAGTAAATCTAATATGTGGAGAGAAGTTCATGAACAACCGGAAATAATAAGACATGTAATTGATGTGAATCTGCCTATAATAGAAAATATATGTAAAGAGGTAGATAATAGGAACATCAGTAAGGTTCTTTTAGTAGGAAGAGGTTCAAGTGAGCATGCATTATTAGTGGGAAAATATGCGTTTGAGATTTATACCGATAAATTAACATCGATGGCTTACCCTTCAATAATAACATTGTCGGATGGAAAAGTAGATTTGTCAGATGTTTTGACAATCGGAGTCTCTCAATGTGGTGAGGCAAAGGACGTTTATACTGTACTGGAAAAATGTCAGAATCAGGGAGGCATTGCAGTATCAGTAACCAATGAACACGAATGTCTTATGAGAAATGTGGGAAATTATTATATTAATTGTGAATGTGGAAAAGAGACAAGTTTCACGGCAGCTAAGTCGTATATGTCTCAAATGGTAATAACACTATTATTTGCAGCAGTGCTTTCACACGATGAAAAAGTGTTGGAACAGATAAAAAAAGCACCGGATATTATAGAACAAAGTTTGTGTAAGAATATAGAAGAACAGGTAAAGAAAAGCATTCCTTTGTTTAGAAATGTTCAGGATATTTTGTTACTGGGAAGAGGATTTGGTTATGCAGTTGCTAATGAAACTGAACTTAAAATAATGGAAGCAAGTTATACAAACGCAAAGGCATATTCATCCTGTGATTATCCACATGGACCAATAGCAACTACAAACAGATTTATACCTGTAATATTCTTTTTGACTGACGAAAAAACAAATGATAGTACAATAAAACTTGTTGAGAAAATAAAAAAGGATTTTTCTGTTAGTACATTAGTTGTTACAAATAATGAAAAATACATTACAATGGCTAACGAAGCAGTTCTTTTGCCGAAAGAAGCGGAAGGCGTTGCAGGAGTGTTCGGAATGGTTGTGTTTTCACAATTATTTGCATGTCTCTTATCTTTGGCAAGGGGATATAATCCGGATGAACCTATTGGCTTATCAAAAACTACGGTAACTTTTTAAATTTTAATAATAATAAGGAGGTGTAATTATGAGTGTTACATTGTTACAGGGACTGATTCTGGCACTGATTGTATTTGCATTTGCGTGGGATGCCAGATGGGAATGCTTCTTTGTATTCCATCCTATTATCGTCTGTTTTGTTACAGGGCTTGTATTGGGAGATTGGAAACTTGGTTTGGAAGCCGGAGCAATAGCAGAATTGTCCTACTTAGGACTTACAACAGTAGGTGGAACGGTACCACCTAATGCATTGATTGCAGGACTTATGACAGTTGTTTTGGCTTACAAGAGCGGAGTATCGGCAGAAACAGCTTTAGGACTTAGTTTACCATTCGCATTGCTTATGCAGTGGATAGTTATCGCGTGTCAGTCATTGTTCTCAGGATTTAACGTAAAAGTAGAGCAGGCAATAAAACAAAATGATATTAAAAAATTTAAGTTTTATGTGTTCCTACCTGAAATTATTTTAACATCACTTTATGCAGTAGTTGCATTCTTAAGTACATATGCATTACAGAATGTATTATCAAAGTTTGTTAATTCATTCCCTGAATTCGTTTCACACGGATTTGAAATAGCAGGAGGACTTTTACCGGGACTTGGACTTGCACTATTGTTAAAGGTAATGGTGAAAAAAGAAAATGTTCCATATCTGATTATCGGATTTTTAGTTATGAGCATTATGAAACCTGACAATGTTTTACCAGTAGCTTTATTTGCAATTGCATTAGTACTGATTGATTTTATGAGAGACAAAGAGGCAAAAACAACATCAGTAGTAACAGGAGGTGAAGATGATGGCGAAGGAATATAATGAGACAACAAATAAACTTACCAATAAAGATTTAAAAAAATTGGGTTTAAGGTCGATGTTCTACCAGACAGGATTTACCTTTGAAAAAATGCAGGGTAATAGTTTCGGCTGGAGCATACTTCCAGGATTAGAGAAAATACATGGAAAAGATAGTGAAGAAGTAAGCAAGGCGTTGGATGAGTACGGCGTTGACTTTATAAATACGGAACAACATGCCGCATCTTTTCTGATGGGATTAGTTCTATCAATGGAAGAAAATAGAGCTGATAGAAAATTAATAAAAAATATGAAAACTGGTCTTTTTGGATCTTTTGCAGGTATCGGTGATGCAATATTTTGGTTTACATTATTACCTATTAGCGGAAGTATAGCAGCATCATTGTGTAAACAGCATTCAATATTAGGACCGATATTCTTCCTGGCATTTTGGATTTTAATGGCAGTTTCAAGAGTATTTTTCCTAAAAGCCGGATACAAACTGGGAAGTGGAGCAATATCTAAATTAACAGAAAATGCCAAAGCATTAACTAAAGGTGCAGGTATTCTTGGTGTAATGGTAGTTGGAGCAATGATTCCAAGTTATGTAACTTTTGCGTTCCCGGAAAAATTAAAATTATTTGGTACTGTTGGAGTACAATCAATCTTCGATTCAGTTATACCTAATTTGCTCCCAGCATTGTTTGTTGGTATACTATATTATATCTTCAAAAAGAAGAAGGTAAGCATAGTAGTACTAATTTTAGCAATAATAGCATTTGCAATATTAATGTCATTATTAGGATGGTTATAGGAGGAAATATGGTATGTCGGATATAAACATTGTTTTTACAAGAGTTGATAATCGTTTGGTGCATGGACAGGTTGGAAATGTCTGGGTTACGGCAAGTGGTGCAAATTTAATTTTAGTTGTTGATGATGAAACATGTAATGATGAGTTATCAAAATCATTAATGAAAATGACTGCAGATGCCGTAGGAGTTCAGATTAGATTTTTCTCAATAAAAAAGACTATTGAGATTATTGGAAAGGCTGCTCCTTCACAAAAGATATTTATTGTCGCAAAAACTCCACAGGTGATTGAACAGTTAGTTGATGGCGGAGTTCCTATTAAACATTGCAATATAGGAAACATGCATAAATCAGAAGGTAAGCATATACTTCATGAAGTCCATGTTTACGTGGATGATCAGGATGAGGCGTGTCTGAAACGGCTGAAAGAAAAAGGAGTAGATGTGTATATCCAGATAACTCCAAATGACAGAAAATACAAGATATAAATTAAAGGGTCCAAAATATTGTATTAATGGTATTTTGGACCTTTACAAAATCATTTGAAACTGTAAAAAATATATTACATATAGTAGATTATGTAATGATAATGACCGTTAATCCAGGGTTTGCAGGTCAATCATATTTAGAATATATTGACGAAAAAATAGAGGAATTTATTCAAAATAGGAAAAAATATCATTATGAAATAGTTGTGGATGGTGGAATTTCTGAAGAGAAAATAAAAAAATTGAATCAAAAAGGTGTAAAAGGTTTTATTCTTGGAACATCTTCGCTTTTTGGAAAGGGTGACTACGTTCACACAATTAAGAAATTAAGAGTTTTATAAATAATTAATAGGCAGGATATATAAATGGTAGGAATTATTATAACAGGACATTGCAATTTCGCTACGGGAATTGCCAGTGCAGTGAAACTGGTTGCAGGACAACAGAAAAATCTGGAAGCAGTAGATTTCCTGGATACTTATTCAACAGAAGAGTTGAAGACAAAGTTAACAGAGGCTTTAGACAAATTAGAAGAATGTAAAAATATTATATTTTTTACTGATATTGTAGGTGGCTCGCCATTTAAAATTTCAGCAGAACTTGCTGCTACGAGTAGTAAAAATATTAAAATAATAAGTGGTACTAATTTAGGAATGCTGATTGAAAATGTTATGATGCGTGATATGGACATAAATTTTGATGAGTTAGTTGAAACTGCCATATCTACAGGAAAACAACAGGTTCTTAAATTTGAAATGTGTAGGGAAACGGAGGCAGACCAGCAAGGAATTTAGGAGGTGGAAATGAAAGCAGTTTTCTTTGATGTGGATGGAACGCTAATTGATTGCGTAGAGAAAAAAATACCGGCTTCTTCTATTAAAGCAATAGAGGAATTGAGAAAAAACGGGTATAAGGTTGCACTAGCTACAGGAAGGGATATTAACAGTATACGTGGTATAAAGGATTTAGATATATCTGTTTTTGATGCATATGTTTTGAATAACGGTGCTGCCATATATGACAACACGTTGCGATGCATAAAGGATTTTCCCTTTTTGAGAGAAGATGTAGAAAAAATATTAGAGTATTGTAATAACAATAATATGTCTTTGATATTTGACACAGTTGAGGGTCCTTATCTGGCTACTGAAATTACTGATTGTCTGGTTGAGGGGAAAAAATATTATAAGGAAGAAATCCCACCATATATAGAATGGAAAGGTGAGGAGATTGTGAAAATTAATATATTCGCTCCTATGGGTTACGATTTTTCTGAACTGGAAAAAGATATTTCAGCGCGAATTGTGCCATGTCCTACAGTTTGCTATGATGTTATGGCAAAGGGAATATCTAAACAAACAGGCATTCGTGAATTGATGAAATACTATGGATTTAATGAAGATGATTATATGGCATTTGGAGATCAGGAGAATGACTTGGAAATGCTTGAAAATGCAAAA containing:
- a CDS encoding GntR family transcriptional regulator, whose amino-acid sequence is MDYITINKYSLVPLYSQLKESIKEAIQNGILKPGDKLPTEHEICNHFNLSRTVTRQAFYELMSEGYIVRYKSRGTFVNQQSKENVFFKEIISFNDEMKMYGFEPKTELISIEKFICNDYIAEKSEFNVGDELIRIQRLRYRNDDPIVFVDGYYRASDIPEIEKHDLEKESMFYILEKYYNIKVMHTKKRFMARIVEDKYANYLSIKKKSAVQYVESKEYNQQDEFVSFDISIYVGEKNIFETEINNLPKTLQ
- a CDS encoding PTS system mannose/fructose/sorbose family transporter subunit IID, whose translation is MMAKEYNETTNKLTNKDLKKLGLRSMFYQTGFTFEKMQGNSFGWSILPGLEKIHGKDSEEVSKALDEYGVDFINTEQHAASFLMGLVLSMEENRADRKLIKNMKTGLFGSFAGIGDAIFWFTLLPISGSIAASLCKQHSILGPIFFLAFWILMAVSRVFFLKAGYKLGSGAISKLTENAKALTKGAGILGVMVVGAMIPSYVTFAFPEKLKLFGTVGVQSIFDSVIPNLLPALFVGILYYIFKKKKVSIVVLILAIIAFAILMSLLGWL
- a CDS encoding patatin family protein — its product is MKKGLILEGGAMRGMYTAGVLDIFMENDITVDGAIGVSAGAAFGCNLKSKQIGRTIRYNTKYCRDPRYVGLRSLIKTGDIYGADFCYNQIPNRLDIFDVETYQKNPMDFYVVTTDVETGKPIYHLCPNGDATDIKWFRASASMPMVSNIVEIDGFKMLDGGISDSIPIHKFMEMGYEKNIVILTQHDGYRKKKNSMLPLIRLKLGKKYPNLVHDLEVRHIMYNKTLDDLKELERKGLVYIIRPENPVTIGRTERDPEKLQALYDIGRKEGLKHIGNVKIFLGE
- a CDS encoding SIS domain-containing protein, which gives rise to MYEYDVSKSNMWREVHEQPEIIRHVIDVNLPIIENICKEVDNRNISKVLLVGRGSSEHALLVGKYAFEIYTDKLTSMAYPSIITLSDGKVDLSDVLTIGVSQCGEAKDVYTVLEKCQNQGGIAVSVTNEHECLMRNVGNYYINCECGKETSFTAAKSYMSQMVITLLFAAVLSHDEKVLEQIKKAPDIIEQSLCKNIEEQVKKSIPLFRNVQDILLLGRGFGYAVANETELKIMEASYTNAKAYSSCDYPHGPIATTNRFIPVIFFLTDEKTNDSTIKLVEKIKKDFSVSTLVVTNNEKYITMANEAVLLPKEAEGVAGVFGMVVFSQLFACLLSLARGYNPDEPIGLSKTTVTF
- the agaB gene encoding PTS galactosamine transporter subunit IIB, with amino-acid sequence MSDINIVFTRVDNRLVHGQVGNVWVTASGANLILVVDDETCNDELSKSLMKMTADAVGVQIRFFSIKKTIEIIGKAAPSQKIFIVAKTPQVIEQLVDGGVPIKHCNIGNMHKSEGKHILHEVHVYVDDQDEACLKRLKEKGVDVYIQITPNDRKYKI
- a CDS encoding PTS sugar transporter subunit IIC, with the protein product MSVTLLQGLILALIVFAFAWDARWECFFVFHPIIVCFVTGLVLGDWKLGLEAGAIAELSYLGLTTVGGTVPPNALIAGLMTVVLAYKSGVSAETALGLSLPFALLMQWIVIACQSLFSGFNVKVEQAIKQNDIKKFKFYVFLPEIILTSLYAVVAFLSTYALQNVLSKFVNSFPEFVSHGFEIAGGLLPGLGLALLLKVMVKKENVPYLIIGFLVMSIMKPDNVLPVALFAIALVLIDFMRDKEAKTTSVVTGGEDDGEGI
- the agaF gene encoding PTS galactosamine/N-acetylgalactosamine transporter subunit IIA → MVGIIITGHCNFATGIASAVKLVAGQQKNLEAVDFLDTYSTEELKTKLTEALDKLEECKNIIFFTDIVGGSPFKISAELAATSSKNIKIISGTNLGMLIENVMMRDMDINFDELVETAISTGKQQVLKFEMCRETEADQQGI
- a CDS encoding Cof-type HAD-IIB family hydrolase, producing MKAVFFDVDGTLIDCVEKKIPASSIKAIEELRKNGYKVALATGRDINSIRGIKDLDISVFDAYVLNNGAAIYDNTLRCIKDFPFLREDVEKILEYCNNNNMSLIFDTVEGPYLATEITDCLVEGKKYYKEEIPPYIEWKGEEIVKINIFAPMGYDFSELEKDISARIVPCPTVCYDVMAKGISKQTGIRELMKYYGFNEDDYMAFGDQENDLEMLENAKIGIAVKDIDGSEKLQHMADYVCDAPRKDGIYTFLKNNGYI